The DNA segment CGTGAAGCGGTCATTGACCTTTTCTCCCGCCGGAAAGATTATTTAAGCCCGCAGGAAGTCTGGGCGATTTTACGAAAGAAATTTGATCAAGTTGGACTGCCGACTACCTATCGTATTTTAGAAGAGCTTTCTTCGATCGGCCTTCTCTTTAGGATCGAGTCAAGCGACCAGCAGCTTTACTACGGGTTTTGCCGGCACGAAGACCGCGCGCATCATCACCATCATTTTATCTGCCGAAAATGCCATTCGATCATCGAATTAAGTGAATGCCTTTTTGAACATACCGAGAAAATCCTTAGACAAAAATTAAAGTGCAAACCGGAACGCCATATTTTCCAGGTGGAAGGCTTATGTGCAAAGTGCCGATGAAAATAGAGGAGTCAAATAATTTATTTTTAGCTAAAGGGAGACACTGGTGAATATAAAAACTCTACGGATGATCATCTTTTCTGGTTTTATTTTATTGAGTTGCTGCGGTTTACTTTTCGCGCAACAGGATAACAGCAGCTCGCAGGACTTAAGCGAATGGTATCCGCCGTCGGCAGGTCCAATTACGGCTTGGACAGCACCTGTTAGCGAGAAAAATCAATTATTAGCTCAAACATTTTTTTATTATACACACACCCGCGGCACTTTTGACGCGGAGGGGAATTCAGATTCGCTTCCCGAAGGCGATCGGAAGTATCAATATCAGCAGCAACTATTCCTCCAGTATGGGCTTACGGATCGCCTAGAGATCAGCGGTCAAATGGCTTACCTGGAAAATTTTATTGAACAAAGCGGCGAGGAAGCTCATGCGGAAGGTTTTGGCGATACCTACCTATATTCTCGATATTGTTTTCTAGATGAAACAAAAATTTTTCCGCAGGTCACGGGGATATTCCAGCTTAAATTGCCGAGCGGGCCATATCAAAAACTTGAGGCCGAAAAGTTGGAAACGGATTCCTTCGGGACTGGTTCTTATGAACACGGCTATGGCTTTGTTTTAACCAAGCGTTTCAAACCGTTCATTTTTCACGCGGATGCGATCTATTCCTTTCCCTTGGTAACCAAAGTTGATGAAGTTAAAACGCAATATGGAAATTCTTTAGCTTACGATATCGGTGTTGAATATTTTCTACCAAAAGGATTTAATCTTTTATTTGAATTAAACGGTTATACGCAAGGGGACACCAAACAAGACGGAGACAAAATTCCCGCGAATGATTCCAGTTATGTCTTAGCCGTTCCCGGAATTGGCTGGTCGAATGATAGCATCCAAACTCTTTTGGCGTATCAGCGGACGATCTTTGGTGAAAATACGGATGCCAATGACTCAATTGTTATGACGATCATTTATAATTTTTAACTTAAAAGGAGCCTTATGAATCCTTCCATTTCTGCCTTGATCAGCGTCAGCTTGGTGAGCATTATTTCTTTAGCCGGGGCTTTTACGCTTTCTCTTAATAAAGAGTTTTTGCGCAAAATCCTTCTTTTCTTGGTAAGTTTTGCTGTCGGAGCATTATTCGGAGATGCCTTTATTCATCTTCTGCCGGAAGCGTTTGAAGAATTAGGGCTTAGCCTGCAAACATCACTTCTGGTCATTAGCGGTATTTTAATATTTTTTGTTCTGGAGAAATTTTTACGATGGCGGCATTGCCATATTTTAGAATCATCGCATGAACACGTTCACCCGATGGCAACTTTAAGTTTGATCGGTGATGCGGTTCACAATCTCATGGATGGAATGATCATTGGCGCAAGTTATTTGGCGAGCCCCGCTATCGGTGTCGCGACGACCTTGGCTGTTATCTTGCATGAAATTCCTCAAGAAATAGGTGATTTTGGTATTCTTGTCCATAGCGGCTTGACAGTTCGCAAGGCACTTTTCTTTAACTTCCTTTCGGCTTTAACTGCTTTTGTTGGGCTTGGAATATCGCTTTTTATCGGGCCGCATATTACCGGTTACGCTTCCTATATTGTCCCGGTGACAGCGGGAGGTTTTTTGTATATCGCCGGCTCTGACCTTATCCCGGAACTTCATCATGATGTGAAGGCTTCTATTTCTTTGGGGCAGTTTGTCTGTATTATTTTGGGCGTAGGATTGATGGCGCTGCTGGTTTTGATGGAATAGCTTTACGGCAAAAACGAATTCTAAAGAATGTTGGAAATATTTTGTCAGGGTGTTTATAATAGCGGCATTACATCAAAGGAGAGATAATGTCAGCGCAGGCATGGTGGTGGACCATATTTATCGTTTTCGTTTTAGGGATGCTTATTTTAGACGTCCTTGTCTTTAACCGCCGCTCGCATGAAGTTAAGCTAAAGGAAGCTTTGCTGTGGAGCGCGTTTTGGGTTGGGCTAGCGCTGCTTTTTAATTTAGCCATTTTGATATGGAAGGGGCAAAAACCGGCTTTAGAGTTCTTGACCGGATATCTCATTGAGCAGTCTCTAAGTGTTGATAATTTATTTGTTTTTATCATGATCTTTTCGTATTTTCGTGTTCCCAAGGAATATCAGCATAAAATCTTATTTTGGGGAATTTTAGGCGCGCAGGTCATGCGCGCTATATTTATTTTCGCGGGCGTCGCTTTAATTCATAAATTTGAATGGATCATTTATATTTTTGGTTTATTCTTGGTTTTAGCCGGTATTCGCATGGGGGTTCATAAAGATGAGGAAATCCATCCCGAACGAAATCCCGTTTTAAAACTATTTCGGCGCTTTATGCCGGTGACGACAAATTACGAACAAGATAGGTTTTTTATCAAAAAAGATAATAAGACCTGGGCAACGCCTTTATTCATTACGCTTCTGATGGTAGAAACAACCGATGTTGTTTTTGCCGTTGATTCTATTCCTGCCGTTTTAGCGATCACCCTTGATCCCTTCATCGTTTACACCTCGAACATTTTTGCCATCTTAGGATTGCGCGCGCTTTATTTTGCTTTGGCTGGCATTATGCCGCTTTTCCATTATTTGCATTACGGGCTTTCGGTTATTTTAGTTTTTGTCGGGCTTAAGATGATCGCCAGTCATTTTATCAAGATATCCACGGGAATTTCTTTAGGATTTGTGGTTGGCATACTGATCATTTCTGTAGTAGCCTCACTTCTCAAGACGAAATCAGAGAAAAAATAGCTTACATTTTTTAGCGAAAGGATATTGGGGTTTATGGAAAACATTCTTTTGGCGTTTATTCCCATTTTTGTCGCGGTTGATGCGATCGGGCTTTTACCGATCTTTGTCGGGCTGACCCAGGAATTAGAGCGCAAAGAAAGAATTTCTATCATTGTTCAATCGCTGATAACGGCCGGTTGCTTAGCCATTGGTTTTATTTTGGTTGGCAGGGCAGTTTTTAAGTTTTTAGGAATTACCATCGGGGATTTTATGGTGGCGGGCGGTGCTATTCTTTTTTGTTTGGCCGTCATTGACTTAGTTCTGCCTAATAAGCCTCAAAGAATTCCACCGAAAGAATTGGGCGTTGTTCCTTTGGGAACGCCTTTAATCGTTGGTCCGGCGGTTTTAACAACTTCGCTTATTATGATCGGCGAACACGGATTATACGCGACGTTTATTTCTATCCTTGCTAATCTTGTCTTGGTTGGCTTATTTTTTATGACATCGGGTTTTCTTATAAAAGTTTTAGGCGAAGCGGGGTCGCGTGCTTTATCCAAGGTGACCAGTCTTCTTTTGGCCGCCATCGCCGTTATGATGATCCGCAAAGGCGTTATGCATATCTTAACTTTACAATAGAGGAAAATAATATGGATAAAAAGATCCTTGATGCTGTCTTAAAAGCGCAACGTAACGAGATCACGGAATACCACATCTATGCCGGCTTAGCCAAGCAAATCACCGATACGCATAATCGAGAGATCTTAGAGAAGATTGCCAAAGATGAAAAAGAGCATTGCCAGTTTTGGAAAACATTATCCGGACGGGATATTGAACCTGACCGCATAATGGTTTTTTGGTATATATTTCTTTCGAAGATCTTTGGCTTATCTTTTGCTTTAAAGCTGATGGAAAAAGGAGAGATCCTTTCTGCTGATGCCTATCAGCAGTTGAAAAATCATTTTCCGCAAACTAGCGCTTTAGTCATTGATGAACAAAAGCACGAAAAAGAACTTTTGTCTATTTTGAAAGAAGAGCGGGTTGAATATGCCGGTTCTGTTGTTTTAGGATTGAATGATGCCTTGGTGGAATTGACCGGGGCTTTAACGGGGCTTACTTTTGCTTTACAAAACGGGAAGATCATCGCCGTGACCGGGCTTATCACCGGTATTGCTGCTTCTATGTCTATGGCCGCGTCGGGATATCTGTCGTCCAAAGAAGAAGCGGATCAAAATGAAGAAAAAAGCCCTTTAAAATCAGCCTTTTATACCGGCGTTGCGTATCTCGTTACTGTTTTTCTTTTGATCGTGCCATATTTCGTTTTTTCGAATCTTTATGTGGCCTTAGCAAGTATGTTGAGTATGAGCATTCTCATTATTTTTGGATACACATTTTATATTACGACAGCTAAGGGTTTAAAATTTTGGCGCCGGTTTATTGAAATGGCCGCCATTTCTTTGTCGGTTGCTTTTATCAGCTTTGGTGTTGGGACGATCCTCAAAAAACTCATTGGAATCGAAATATAATAGGTGTTTTTCTGGTGCTTTTAAGTTATTTATTTACAAAGGCTTAACTATTTAGCCCACCTTGACATTCGACGATCCATACGGCATACTTGTACTGGGTTAGAGATAATAGTACTTGTTCTTTGTATTTATTAGTTAAAGTTGGAAATATCCGATAAGGGCAAATTGCGAGTAATCGCAAGACGCAAAGCCGCAACTCCTCGCCGGCAAATGAGGAGGGTTGGGCTACCGAAGATATGAGCAAGTAGTTAAGAACCGAATTGCCTTATCAAATAACGGATAAGCAGTTCGGTTTTTTTATTTATAGTCTTATTAAAGAGGATAAAAACGATGAGTCATCTTAAGAAACTACATATAGCCTTTTTTTTGTTGCTGGTTGCTTTAAGTCCGGCAACAAACGCTGTGGCTTCTCCTCTGGAGCCGGGCATTGTCCATTTGCTTAGCGCGAGTGATATCATCAGTCCGGATCCCGGAGTTTCCATTGATTATTTAGTTATTTCTGCCAACGCCTTTGCAGGCTCTCCGGCGCTTTCTACTCATCTTGATCATCGTGCGTCTGTCCAGGGTGGACACTATTCTGTTGGTGTTGCTTATCTTGTCGATATTTACGCGGCTTATTCCGGGGCGACGTCGCAGGAAAAGATCAAGGCGTTCATTCAGCATGCTTATGATAGTTGGCGCGAAAGTGCTGACCCGTCTCTTAAATATGTGCTTTTAGTTGGTGACGCGGATAGAGGATTTAGCAGTCAAACGTGGTTTTTACCAACCTGGAGAAGCGAAGCTGGCCAGTGGGATGGTATTCCGACCAGCGATCACGATTACGCGTGTTTGTCCGGCGAAGATTTTTCGCCCGAAATTGCGATCGGCCGGTTCCCTATAAAAACAGAAGTTGAGCTTGAAACAGTAGTGAATAAAACTATTAACTTCGAAACTAATCCGCCGCAAGATGAAAATAATTGGGCAACTCGCCATCTTACGATCATCGGCAGCGTCAGCACAGATTCTGAATGGCCGACGATGATCCAGCATCACAAAGAGGCTAAATATTTTAAATATGGAGCTCCTGGCTACAGCTATAACCAAAATACGATCGTGAATTATTTAAATGCACAGGGTGCTTTGTTTGTAACGTACAAAGGGCACTCGATGCAAGAGTATTGGGATAATCCTGATGTGGCGGCAACGGCAATTGCCGGCTTGACGAATATGGATCGTCAGCCAGCATTTGTTATTGCTTTGGCAAGCAACTCGGCGTGCGTTGACAATCCGTATCCGGGGCATGCTTCTATTGATTGCGTCGGGGAGGCGTTCTTAAAGAATCCAAATGGCGGCGCGGTTTCTTATTTTGGCGCAACCCGTGAACCATGGGCATCCGGCACTTGGCCGTATGAGCCGCTGATCCTCAATGAAATATATACCAATGGCGTAAACATTATCGGCGATGCGATCAGAAATGCAAAAATTAATTATGTAACTCCGACACGGCAAGACAGCGACGGTTACCATCGCAAGATCTTTAATTTTTTGGGAGACCCGGCTTTAAATATTGCAGCTTATCGGCAGCAATATTCCACAAAGCCGGAGTTTTCTTTGTTTACCTTGGTTGATAACACTAATCCTCAGCCCGGCGATCAGGTTACTTTTACTGCTTATGTTGAAAACAAGGGTTTTCAGGTAGTCCAGGATTTACTTGTTCAGGTCTATAGCACATATGGAGCAGGAGAAACTCTTCTCGGAGAATATACGATCCCCAATTTATCGGCTCAAGAAATAGCAACTATTCGCGGTAGTTTTTCTTGGCCAAATTATGGAAATCTGGGGATGAAGGTTTTGATAGATCCCAATAATACAATTCAAGAGCTGGATGAGTTTCACAATTCAATTGGTATCAGGACGCGTTACAACGGTTACTATGCTATCCATGTCGATGCTAGTGCTCCGGCCGGCGGCGACGGCACACTAGCACATCCTTTCAATACGCTAGAACCGGCCATTGCATGGTTTAATGAGACCCCCGACCCTTATGAATATTTAGGAGAAATTCATGTGCATCCTGGTGTTTATCAGGGCTATCCGCTTAATCATAATGCCTATTGGCTGTACATGAAAGGCCTTGGGAATCCGGGAGAAGTTATATTGACATCGTCTTTGATGAATAGTTCTCCTCTTATTTCAGATGTCGTGGCAGAAAAGAAAAAATTAGTTGTGGAAAATATCAGTTTTGTTGGCAATTCTGGAACTGAGGATTTAAATTTAAATTATGGGATATTCAAAAATAACATTTTCTACAATTGGCGATCTATTAAATCGGCTAACGCTTATTTCGACCACAATCTTTTCTACGATAATGGGACGGCCATGGAGGGAGCTGATCTCGTGCTTCCCGGGAGCGTCCACCTTGTTAACAACACGATGGCGAATAATGAGCATTTACTAACTCTTAACAACAGCAGTGTTTCATTAAAGAACAATATTGCTTGGGATAACGGCGCAATGGAAGAAGTTGCTCCAGATACATTCCATATCTTCCGCGCTAACTACAATGATTCCGATGATCCTGCTATTCTCAATGCGGGTACAAATAATATTTCCGCTGATCCTCTTTTCATCAATTCTTTTGGGCAAGATTATCGGCTTCAGTCGGAGTCTCCCTGTATCAATTCCGGAGATCCTAATAGTCTACTCGATCCTGATAGCAGTATTGCTGATTTAGGAAGTTGTCCTTTTGATTTGAGCGTGCTCCAGCCGCCGGTTGTCAGTGTTTCCGCAAACCCCAATCCTGTCCAAGAAGGTATTCTAGTTACTTTACAGGGATCTGGTTCTGACCCTGACGGCGGAAATGTATTTTTCCATTGGGATGGACCGGCGGGAATTGATATCGCCGATCCCGATAGCGCGATCACTACATTTACCGCTCCGCAAGTAGAAGTTGATACTGCTTATAACTTTACACTAACCGTTACGGATAATGAAGGCGAAACGGCTTCTCAGGCCGTGAATGTTCTTGTTCAAAATGTGGAAGAGGTGTCTGTTCCGCCGCAGGCTGTTGCTCAAGCGGTTCCCGATACTATTATGGAAGGGCAAACGGCTTTGCTTAATGGATCGGCAAGTTCGGATGATGAAAATATTGTTTTGTACCATTGGCAGGCGCCGGAAGGAATTGATCTTATTGACCCGACGGGTCCTTACGCGACATTCCTTGCGCCTTCGGTGAATAAAGATGTTGGCTATGAATTTATTCTTACGGTTACGGATAATGACGGCCTAACAGATTCTGATATGGTTGTTGTTCATGTCCAGAATTCCACGCAAAATCCGCAAGCCGTTATTGAGATATCGCCTAATCCGGCTAAACCCGGAGATCTGATCAAGCTGGACGGCTCCAAGAGCAATGATAAAGACGGGCGTGTTGTTTCGTACCGTTGGTCACTTGATGATAATTCGGCCCTTAATGTCATGAGGGTCAAAGATGGGGATAAGCCTATTGCAAGCTTTGAGATCTCTAAAAACGATCGAAATAAGAAATATCAATTTTCATTGATGGTTACGGATAATGATGGATTAACAGATGTCGAAAGCGTTACATTAGCTATTGAAAACCCCGCTTTCGTTGCGCCTGTTGCTATTGTCGTTGCAACACCTAATCCTATTGATGAAAAACAATCCGGAGTTTTGGACGGATCGGACAGCTTTGATTTAGATGGAACAATTGTTCGATATCAATGGTCGGTCCAAGAAGGCCTTTCTCTTATACTTGATCCGCTTAATCCCAGCCGCGCGCAATTTTTGGCTCCCGAAGTTCAGAAAGATGCCAATTATACTGCCACGTTAAAAGTAACGGATAACGATGGAATGAGCGCGCAGGCGAGTGTTGTTATCGCGGTAAAAAATGTGCAAGAATCTCTTCCTCCTCAACCGCCTGTTGCGGCCATTGTTGCGACGCCTAATCCGGCTAATGAAGAAACAACCGTTTTACTAGACGGTTCTTCTAGTAGTGATCCGGATGGCAACATCGTTCGCTACGCCTGGACATCTTTGGGCGGAGTTTCGCTCATTCGTGACCCGCTCGACCAAGCGCGTGTGCAATTCGTTGCTCCAAAAGTTGATAAAGATAGCGGCTACACGTTCAGCCTAAAAGTCATTGATAATGACGGATTAAGTTCTACGGCTAATGTTGTTGTGACGATCAAAGATGTTTATATGCCTCCGCCATCTCAACCGCCGGTTGCCTATAACCAAAATCTTTCCACTCAGGAAAATGTTGCATTGAACATTACCTTAACTGGTTATGATCCTGAGGGAGGTTATTTGCAATACTCTGTTTTAACCCAGCCGACTCACGGTGTTTTAAGCGGGACAGCCCCTAACTTAGCATATGCTCCTTCTTTTGCTTTTGTCGGAACGGATAGTTTCACATTTAACGTTCATGACGGAGAATTAGGCAGTAATACGGCAACTGTTATGATAACGGTGAATCATGTTATCCCGATTGTCGAAGATGATGACGAGGGCGGAACTGTTCGCCTTATTCAAGAAATTTCTGTTCCCGAATTAAACATAGCTCAGGCATCGGGTTATTCGACGCCGAGCACTTTCATTACGGATATCCGTGTTCAATCAGGCACATATGGTTCGGCGCCCGGTGATGATGTTGGAAGTCAGGTTGTTAATAGCGATGAGATCAGCCTTGTTGAAAGCTATCAGCCCAAACAGGATTCTCTTGAGATCGAAGAAGGGGAAAGCGTAGAATTTTCTGTTGATGTCACTGAGATCGAGATGGTGGAATCATTGTTAGCAAAAAAGATGGAAGCCGAGAATAATAAAGCTGAACTGATCGACAGGGGAAAATTACCACAAAAAGAATTTTCATCTGACAGAAAACCGGTTATCCAGTGGTTTCTGGATGGACAGCCGGTGATGGATGCTGATGGGAAAGGCTGGACTTACAGTTCGGCTTATGGTGATGTCGGTTCGCATAGTGTTAAGGCGCAAGTATCTTATCAAGCGCTTGAAATGAGTGATGCGGTGTCCTGGGACATTGTTGTTACGCCGGCTGATCATCTTGGTCCCAAAATATTGGGGCTGAATTCTTTGCATAAAGACGGATCGATTCAGTTAAGGGCCGTTATTGATGACACATCATCCGGCGCTTCTCCTATCACGGGAGGGAAAGTCGAGATCTTTACTTTAAAAGGATATGTTGCCGCGGGCAAATTAATTGCGCAGGATGGTGTTTTTGATCAAATCCAGGAAAACGTTCTTTATAATTATAAGTTAACGAAGCAGGATACGAATAATTTGATGTTTCGCCTTGTTGTTTGGGATAAGCTTGGTAATAAGACGAGCCTTGATTTTAATGTCACGCCTCCTCCTCTTGCGCAGGAAAATAGCGAGAAACAAAACAAATCCTGATCGCTTTCTTAAAGTAGTTCTCCCGTTACTTCCACCTAAAAATGTCTTGATTTCTCAATTGCCGAAGAGTAGAATTTTTTTACTCAATTAAAGGCATTTTGGTAATTTGTTTCTATTGGCGGCAGAGATATTCATTGAGAATAAGGAGGATGGGATGAAAAAGATTTTTCTAGGCGTCGGTATTCTGGCAGCGGTTATGTTGGTTGCGCAAATTTCTTTTGCTCAAGAGGCGGCTGTTATGGATAGCCAAGTTATAGAGCCGGCGGATGTTACTGTCGTGCCTTCCTCGGAAGAGATCCGCAGTACTGTTACGAATTACATCAATGAGCAATCCAGCGAAACCGGAACATTTGATGTCTATGATCCGGATGCGGAAGATATTCGAGAGTTGACGCTTGAGAAGGTTCAGGAAAATACCGGAAAAAGTGGAGAGTATTATTATGTTTGCGCCAGCTTTAAAGATATGAATAGCAACGATAGTGTTGATCTGGACCTGGACGTTGAAAATGTGGGTGGAAAATTAAATGTTATCGATGTGCGCATCCATAAAGTTAATGATAAAGAGCGCTATAGCTATGATGCGAGCGGAAATCGCATACTGATCCTCGACCCTCTTAAAGTTCCGGAACCGGAAATAGTTAATGCCCCGGTAGAGGAAAATGTTGTTGAAGATGCTCAGCCCATGGAGGATGCTCCTTCGGCTGAACAAGCGGCCCCCGTTAATCCGTAAAGCTTAGATTTTATAAATAAAAGAGATGTTAAGCAGGCCCGCTTCGCCATTGTTCATGGCGAAGCGGGCCTGCTTTTTAAAATCAAATATTGATTTTTGTTTATTCGTATCTTTTTATTTTTATGTTATACTAAATTCCAATTAGCAACCCTTGTATTTATGAAAAAAACTAAGATCTCAAAAATCACAGCGACGATTATTGTTATGATTGCCTGCGTTATTTCTGTGCATGCAGCCAAATTTATTTTGAAGTCTTTGCGTTCCCATCTGCCCAATTATTCCATTTTAGCCCGCGCAAAAGGTAATCCTAAAGCGCCTATTAAGATCATTGAGTATCTTGATTTCCAATGTCCCGCTTGCGCTAAAGGCGCCATCGCTTTAAAAGAATATCTCAAGAAATATCCGTCACAGATCTATTTAGAAGTAAAGCATTATCCTATCAGCCAGATCCACAAGTATGCGCTCAAAAGTGCTTCGTATGCCGAATGTAGCGCTAAACAAGGAAAATTTTGGGAGTTTCACGATTTTCTGGTCAAGGAGCAATCGCGTTGGGAACGTTTACTGAATGTTGACGCGATCTTTCGCGAAAAGGCTCATGCTCTAGGGCTTGATCTAAAGAAATTGGATGCCTGTGTTGAGAGCGAGGAAACAAAGGCCGGGATCCTCAAAGAAAAAGAGCAGGGAAAAGCCTTAGGGATCAAATCAACCCCGACATATTTTATTAATGGAAAAATGGTCGTGGGGATGATCTCTCTCAAGCAAGCCCTTGATCGCCATTTTGCCGAACAAAAAACAGGAAAGCCATAATTGATGTTAGCGCTAGCAAGAATTTTTATTGGATGCGTTTTGATCGTTTCGGGATTTGAGAAGCTCATAAGCCCGATCGAAAACTTTCTTTATGTCGTTCAAAGTTATGAGATCGGTAATCCTATTTTTAATGATGTGGCCTCTCAAGCTGTTCCCTGGATAGAACTTTTTACCGGCGTTTTTCTTGTCCTGGGGCTTTGGATCCATTTTTCATTACGCTTAGCGTGGTTTTTATTTCTCGGATTTATCCTGATGGTCATGCAAGCGATTTGGCGCGGCTTACCCTTAGATGAATGCGGATGTTTTGGCAGTATCGTTTCAATTTCTCCTGCTTTAATCATCGTTTTAGATACGACAACATTAGTTGTTTTAACTCTCCTGAAGATTTCTCCGGAAAAAACTTCTCAATTTGGCCTAGATCGGTATTTTCAAAAGAAAACAAAATAAAACTTAGGAGGGACGGTTGAGAAAATATTTCTTTGCTGTCATTATTCTAGCCTCTTCCTTAAATCCTTTGCTTGCTTTGGAAACAGTGAAAGCTCCCAATGCCAGTGGCCAGTTTTATAGCGCGGATCCCAAAAAGCTTTCAGATGATATCGATGGCATGTTGTTGCAAGCAAAAAACGTTGAGATAGGCGGAAAAATAAAGATCCTCATCGTTCCGCATGCCGGTTATATTTATTCTGGCGGAGTTGCTGCCTTTGGTTACAAAGCGGCCCAAAAAAATTCTTACGGGACAATTGTTATTGTTGCTCCCAGTCATTTTTCTGATTTCGAAGGTTTTTCAATTTGGCCGCAAGGCAGTTTCGAAACACCATTAGGCTCTGTATCTGTTGATGAGGAATTCTCTAATCAATTGATCGCCGCCGATGACCGCATCAAATCATTTCCACAAGCCTTTGACCGGGAACATGCCTTGGAAGTCCAGATCCCTTTTTTGCAGAAAACATTCAGTCAGCTTAAAATTGTTCCGATACTAACCGGGCGGCCCAGGTATAATGATAGTAAGGCATTAGCCACAGCGCTTACGTCTGCCATTGGTGAGCGCGAGGATGTCTTAATTGTTGTCAGCACGGATCTATCGCACTATCACGATGATGCAACAGCTCGGCGCATGGATAAGGCAACGCTGGCGGCTATTGAAAATTTTCAAGGCGAACAACTGTGGCTGCAATGTTCTTTAAAAGCGATGGAGATGTGCGGTTTCCCAGGAGTGGTTACGGCAATAGCCTTTGCGAAAGAAAATAATATCAACAAAGCCGAGATCATCCATTATGCTAATTCCGCAGATGTGACCAATGACAAATCAAGCGTGGTCGGTTATGGAGCTGTTGCTTTTTACAGAGAAGATATCAAAGGAGATGACCCGGTGAAAAAAGATAGCGAATATATTTCTGCATTAACATTGTCTCAGAAAAAAGAACTTTTAACGATAGCCCGAACAACCATTGAGCAATTATTAACGTCCCAGAAAACATTTACACCGGAAACTTCTGATCAACGCCTGCATGAGGAGGAAGGGGCTTTTGTCACATTGC comes from the Candidatus Omnitrophota bacterium genome and includes:
- a CDS encoding Fur family transcriptional regulator, with protein sequence MKNQKEFTTSLKKHFLKVTPKREAVIDLFSRRKDYLSPQEVWAILRKKFDQVGLPTTYRILEELSSIGLLFRIESSDQQLYYGFCRHEDRAHHHHHFICRKCHSIIELSECLFEHTEKILRQKLKCKPERHIFQVEGLCAKCR
- a CDS encoding transporter — its product is MNIKTLRMIIFSGFILLSCCGLLFAQQDNSSSQDLSEWYPPSAGPITAWTAPVSEKNQLLAQTFFYYTHTRGTFDAEGNSDSLPEGDRKYQYQQQLFLQYGLTDRLEISGQMAYLENFIEQSGEEAHAEGFGDTYLYSRYCFLDETKIFPQVTGIFQLKLPSGPYQKLEAEKLETDSFGTGSYEHGYGFVLTKRFKPFIFHADAIYSFPLVTKVDEVKTQYGNSLAYDIGVEYFLPKGFNLLFELNGYTQGDTKQDGDKIPANDSSYVLAVPGIGWSNDSIQTLLAYQRTIFGENTDANDSIVMTIIYNF
- a CDS encoding TerC family protein; the encoded protein is MSAQAWWWTIFIVFVLGMLILDVLVFNRRSHEVKLKEALLWSAFWVGLALLFNLAILIWKGQKPALEFLTGYLIEQSLSVDNLFVFIMIFSYFRVPKEYQHKILFWGILGAQVMRAIFIFAGVALIHKFEWIIYIFGLFLVLAGIRMGVHKDEEIHPERNPVLKLFRRFMPVTTNYEQDRFFIKKDNKTWATPLFITLLMVETTDVVFAVDSIPAVLAITLDPFIVYTSNIFAILGLRALYFALAGIMPLFHYLHYGLSVILVFVGLKMIASHFIKISTGISLGFVVGILIISVVASLLKTKSEKK
- a CDS encoding VIT1/CCC1 transporter family protein, with the translated sequence MDKKILDAVLKAQRNEITEYHIYAGLAKQITDTHNREILEKIAKDEKEHCQFWKTLSGRDIEPDRIMVFWYIFLSKIFGLSFALKLMEKGEILSADAYQQLKNHFPQTSALVIDEQKHEKELLSILKEERVEYAGSVVLGLNDALVELTGALTGLTFALQNGKIIAVTGLITGIAASMSMAASGYLSSKEEADQNEEKSPLKSAFYTGVAYLVTVFLLIVPYFVFSNLYVALASMLSMSILIIFGYTFYITTAKGLKFWRRFIEMAAISLSVAFISFGVGTILKKLIGIEI
- a CDS encoding ZIP family metal transporter yields the protein MNPSISALISVSLVSIISLAGAFTLSLNKEFLRKILLFLVSFAVGALFGDAFIHLLPEAFEELGLSLQTSLLVISGILIFFVLEKFLRWRHCHILESSHEHVHPMATLSLIGDAVHNLMDGMIIGASYLASPAIGVATTLAVILHEIPQEIGDFGILVHSGLTVRKALFFNFLSALTAFVGLGISLFIGPHITGYASYIVPVTAGGFLYIAGSDLIPELHHDVKASISLGQFVCIILGVGLMALLVLME
- a CDS encoding MarC family protein; translated protein: MENILLAFIPIFVAVDAIGLLPIFVGLTQELERKERISIIVQSLITAGCLAIGFILVGRAVFKFLGITIGDFMVAGGAILFCLAVIDLVLPNKPQRIPPKELGVVPLGTPLIVGPAVLTTSLIMIGEHGLYATFISILANLVLVGLFFMTSGFLIKVLGEAGSRALSKVTSLLLAAIAVMMIRKGVMHILTLQ